In Populus trichocarpa isolate Nisqually-1 chromosome 7, P.trichocarpa_v4.1, whole genome shotgun sequence, the following proteins share a genomic window:
- the LOC7456954 gene encoding protein HEAT INTOLERANT 4, which translates to MRKGAKRKRSQKEEAAAPAPDNHKTTESTKPPTRAKRVKASKPEPEPEYFEDQRNLEDLWKQIFPVGTEWDQLDKVYGFNWNFSNLENAFEEGGVLHGKTVYLFGCTEPQLVPFKDENILIYIPAVVAVVSPFPPSNKIGIKSVQREVEEIIPMKQMKMDWVPYIPLEDRESRVDRLRHQIFILSCTQRRAALKHLKIDRIKKYEYCLPYFYNPLQEDELEQSTEVQIIFPSEPKPIFCEFDWELDELQEFIDKLIQEEELSEDQKDAFKEFVKEKVREAKKANREAREARRKALEEMSEETRRAIENLRFYKFYPVQTPDTPDISKVKASFINRYYGKAHEVL; encoded by the exons ATGAGGAAAGGAGCCAAGAGAAAGAGAAGCCAGAAAGAAGAAGCTGCTGCTCCTGCTCCTGACAACCACAAAACCACCGAATCGACCAAGCCACCTACTAGAGCTAAGCGGGTCAAGGCATCcaaacccgaacccgaacctGAATACTTCGAGGACCAGCGCAACTTG GAAGATTTATGGAAGCAAATATTCCCCGTCGGTACAGAG TGGGATCAATTGGACAAGGTTTACGGATTTAACTGGAATTTCTCTAATCTAGAG AATGCATTTGAAGAAGGAGGTGTTCTACATGGGAAGACAGTTTACCTTTTCGGGTGTACAGAGC CTCAACTGGTCCCTTTCAAGgatgaaaacatattaatcTACATACCTGCAGTGGTGGCG GTTGTATCTCCTTTCCCTCCTTCTAATAAGATTGGAATTAAGTCAGTTCAGAGGGAGGTTGAAGAAATAATTCCCATGAAGCAAATGAAAATGGACTGGGTTCCTTATATACCTCTGGAAGACAG AGAAAGCCGAGTTGATAGACTGAGACatcagatttttattttgagttgcaCTCAGAGAAG GGCTGCTTTGAAACATTTGAAGATTGATCGGATCAAGAAATACGAGTACTGCTTACCTT ATTTCTACAACCCTCTTCAAGAAGATGAGCTTGAGCAGAGCACTGAGGTTCAAATAATTTTCCCATCAGAACCAAAGCCG ATTTTCTGTGAATTTGATTGGGAATTAGATGAACTTCag GAGTTCATTGATAAGCTGATCCAGGAGGAGGAATTATCTGAAGATCAAAAGGATGCCTTTAAG GAATTTGTCAAGGAGAAAGTTCGAGAAGCGAAGAAAGCTAATAGAGAG GCTAGGGAAGCCAGGAGAAAGGCCCTGGAAGAAATGAGTGAGGAAACTAGAAGAGCGATAGAAAATCTGAGGTTCTACAAGTTCTATCCTGTGCAAACGCCTGATACACCTGACATATCAAAAGTGAAG GCGTCATTTATAAACAGGTACTATGGGAAGGCTCATGAGGTTCTGTGA
- the LOC18100982 gene encoding protein CPR-5 — translation MDTDPSPSPSLTIQEPTPTDHSNPAVENDYNLKPTYTKKKKRIFKDTTIKPPPPSSSSSSSVTASMNRSSHVAYKRRSPKVVFAPLRHRGGVGDGNVEAIALHLGMSFAAVVAQVLERKDAAGERLSVDHLSMICTSAVRESLASVFGDKFDFFARNFQNSFGSTLSTLRLIDESSINKRPPALIHQNLDISAPDRTPNNSVGCASSTGIKDCDSETDLPATLTGDQIHILEKVEENISVGCLGQELALHRQTNQLACAPSSYPVINMFSTIERSVVEQARSNDLKEIEIGLAMKKLKLEEELLNLTSESNYLGRSKLVMGMSKASFEVDKFKTQLEDTRHAELHRKCTDCLVAGLIIMSASLSYSAYVYSYKRIKEATESCSLLHKESKFGWSVKPFSSFNSWLQVLMCQVQVVSQMAFGILIILAVAFLLVQRSSSQHRTMPVTFILLLLGAVCGFTGKLCVDTLGGSGSLWLLYWEALCALQFFSNVCPSTLFCLLHGPVTVTAIARGTKPTTICPYWLRRSLFYTTSLLLLPLCCGLLPFAGPGEWADHFLSGKTDD, via the exons atgGACACCGATccatctccttctccttctctgaCGATCCAAGAACCAACCCCCACTGATCATTCAAATCCAGCGGTGGAGAATGATTATAACCTTAAACCCACAtacacaaagaagaagaaaagaatcttTAAAGACACAACCATAAAGCCGCCGCCGCCTtcgtcatcttcttcttcctctgttaCTGCCTCTATGAATAGAAGTTCGCACGTAGCATACAAACGACGAAGCCCCAAGGTGGTTTTTGCTCCGCTTAGGCACAGGGGCGGTGTAGGGGATGGTAATGTGGAGGCTATTGCATTACATCTTGGGATGTCTTTTGCTGCTGTTGTTGCTCag gtTCTGGAGAGGAAAGATGCAGCAGGTGAAAGATTGTCTGTTGATCATCTTTCAATG ATCTGCACTTCAGCTGTCAGAGAATCTTTAGCCAGT GTCTTTGGTGacaaatttgatttctttgcAAGAAATTTTCAGAATTCATTTGGGAGCACATTGAGTACTCTTAGATTGATAGATGAATCCTCTATCAACAAGAGACCACCTGCCTTAATCCACCAGAACCTAGATATTTCTGCTCCAGACAGGACTCCCAATAATAGTGTTGGCTGTGCCAGTAGCACCGGTATCAAAGATTGTGACTCAGAAACAGACTTGCCCGCTACTTTGACTGGGGATCAAATACATATACTTGAAAAGGTAGAAGAGAACATATCCGTGGGTTGCTTGGGGCAAGAACTTGCCCTTCACAGACAAACCAACCAACTAGCCTGTGCTCCTAGCTCATACCCTGTAATTAACATGTTTAGCACTATTGAGAGATCCGTTGTCGAGCAAGCCCGTTCTAATGACCTGAAGGAAATAGAGATTGGTCTTgcaatgaaaaaattgaagttggaaGAGGAGTTGTTGAATCTCACCTCAGAATCAAATTATCTGGGGAGATCAAAATTAGTAATGGGCATGTCAAAGGCATCCTTTGAAGTTGACAAGTTCAAGACTCAATTAGAAGACACAAGGCATGCTGAGCTGCATAGAAAGTGCACGGACTGTCTTGTTGCTGGTTTGATCATCATGTCTGCCTCGCTATCATACAGTGCATATGTTTATTCATACAAAAGGATCAAAGAAGCTACTGAATCCTGCTCTCTTTTGCACAAG GAGTCCAAATTCGGGTGGTCCGTCAAGcctttttcatcctttaattcCTGGCTACAGGTACTCATGTGTCAAGTTCAAGTTGTGAGCCAAATGGCATTTGGCATCCTAATTATCCTTGCAGTTGCTTTTTTGCTTGTTCAACGCTCCTCATCTCAACACCGGACAATGCCAGTCACTTTCATTCTGCTGCTGTTGGGAGCTGTCTGTGGTTTTACTGGCAAACTTTGTGTTGATACACTGGGAGGGAGTGGATCGCTCTGGCTTCTGTACTGGGAAGCTTTATGCGCGCTGCAGTTCTTCTCAAATGTATGTCCATCGACTTTGTTCTGTCTGCTTCATGGGCCCGTCACCGTCACGGCCATCGCCCGAGGGACAAAACCTACCACAATATGTCCATATTGGCTCCGGCGATCACTTTTCTACACTACTTCCCTCCTGCTTCTACCATTGTGCTGTGGTCTCTTGCCATTTGCtggccctggtgaatgggcagaTCATTTTTTATCTGGTAAAACGGATGATTGA
- the LOC7457128 gene encoding nuclear transcription factor Y subunit B-3, with translation MTGKRTQISPIGSPLSENISESSSKLEQDRFLPIANVSRIMKKSLPANAKISKEAKETVQECVSEFISFITGEASDKCQREKRKTINGDDLLWAMSTLGFENYVGSLKVYLNKYRDTEGEKNSMARQEDQLSPTNHGSLGTHETIKVNGSPSLSTGMDLQSFNAGLYSLGTEVTAKSYGQNTRFLGYQESSMVGDFNMNKIRDHGDRNGNIAMAGQLHHGVGW, from the coding sequence ATGACAGGAAAAAGGACCCAGATCAGCCCAATCGGAAGCCCCTTGTCTGAGAACATCTCAGAAAGCTCTTCCAAATTAGAGCAGGACCGATTCCTCCCCATCGCCAACGTAAGCCGGATCATGAAGAAATCCCTCCCAGCAAATGCAAAGATATCCAAAGAAGCCAAGGAAACTGTCCAAGAGTGTGTCTCTGAGTTCATAAGCTTCATCACAGGCGAAGCATCCGACAAGTGTCAACGAGAGAAGAGGAAGACTATAAACGGTGATGATCTTTTGTGGGCTATGAGCACACTAGGGTTTGAGAATTACGTTGGATCCTTGAAGGTTTATCTCAACAAGTATAGAGACACTGAGGGAGAGAAAAATTCTATGGCTAGACAAGAGGACCAGTTATCTCCCACTAACCATGGTTCTCTTGGTACTCATGAAACTATTAAAGTCAATGGTTCTCCTTCTCTATCAACTGGGATGGATCTTCAGAGTTTTAACGCCGGACTCTACTCACTCGGCACGGAAGTAACAGCCAAGAGCTATGGACAAAACACAAGGTTCCTTGGTTATCAGGAGAGTTCGATGGTTGGTGATTTCAACATGAATAAGATACGCGATCATGGAGACAGGAATGGCAATATAGCTATGGCTGGTCAGCTTCATCACGGGGTTGGCTGGTAG
- the LOC18100980 gene encoding somatic embryogenesis receptor kinase 2 isoform X1 has product MWRLKGREFRTCLAVLILVTFRLSKIFANEEGDALYIFRNNLQDPNNIMDNWNRTDKNPCKWNHVTCNSLDSVVRLDMGNALLSGQLVPQLALLTNLQYLELYANNLSGHIPVYLENLTNLVSLELYTNNFDGPIPDALGKLFKLRFLIGTQDCYLFVRQTSNSRLNSNNLSGSIPMSLTSLYSLQVLDLSSNRLSGPVPHNGSFSLFTAVSYANNLDLCGPITEKPCPGSSPPAVSSPDGDSKPNIGAIVGGVVAVWCYYLLLW; this is encoded by the exons ATGTGGAGGCTGAAGGGGAGAGAGTTTAGGACTTGTCTTGCTGTGTTGATTCTAGTAACATTCCGTTTGTCAAAGATTTTCGCTAATGAGGAAG GCGATGCTCTGTATATCTTTCGGAACAATCTGCAAGATCCTAACAATATCATGGACAATTGGAATCGTACAGACAAGAACCCCTGCAAGTGGAATCATGTTACATGCAACAGCTTGGATAGTGTTGTAAGACT TGATATGGGAAATGCATTATTATCTGGTCAACTGGTTCCACAGCTTGCACTGCTTACAAATTTGCAGTATTt GGAACTTTATGCTAACAACTTAAGTGGACATATTCCTGTTTATCTTGAGAACCTGACGAACTTGGTGAGCTTGGAACTTTACACCAACAATTTCGATGGTCCCATTCCAGACGCATTGGGAAAGCTGTTCAAACTACGATTCCT TATTGGAACTCAAGATTGTTATCTTTTTGTACGCCAAACTTCCAATAGCCGACTCAACAGCAACAACCTGTCAGGTTCAATACCTATGTCACTGACTAGCCTCTACTCCTTGCAAGTCTT GGATCTATCCAGTAACCGCCTATCAGGACCTGTTCCACACAATGGCTCATTTTCATTGTTTACTGCCGTCAG TTATGCAAATAACTTGGATCTATGCGGGCCAATTACTGAGAAGCCTTGCCCTGGATCATCCCCGCCTGCAGTTTCTAGTCCAGATG
- the LOC18100980 gene encoding somatic embryogenesis receptor kinase 2 isoform X2, with translation MWRLKGREFRTCLAVLILVTFRLSKIFANEEGDALYIFRNNLQDPNNIMDNWNRTDKNPCKWNHVTCNSLDSVVRLDMGNALLSGQLVPQLALLTNLQYLELYANNLSGHIPVYLENLTNLVSLELYTNNFDGPIPDALGKLFKLRFLRLNSNNLSGSIPMSLTSLYSLQVLDLSSNRLSGPVPHNGSFSLFTAVSYANNLDLCGPITEKPCPGSSPPAVSSPDGDSKPNIGAIVGGVVAVWCYYLLLW, from the exons ATGTGGAGGCTGAAGGGGAGAGAGTTTAGGACTTGTCTTGCTGTGTTGATTCTAGTAACATTCCGTTTGTCAAAGATTTTCGCTAATGAGGAAG GCGATGCTCTGTATATCTTTCGGAACAATCTGCAAGATCCTAACAATATCATGGACAATTGGAATCGTACAGACAAGAACCCCTGCAAGTGGAATCATGTTACATGCAACAGCTTGGATAGTGTTGTAAGACT TGATATGGGAAATGCATTATTATCTGGTCAACTGGTTCCACAGCTTGCACTGCTTACAAATTTGCAGTATTt GGAACTTTATGCTAACAACTTAAGTGGACATATTCCTGTTTATCTTGAGAACCTGACGAACTTGGTGAGCTTGGAACTTTACACCAACAATTTCGATGGTCCCATTCCAGACGCATTGGGAAAGCTGTTCAAACTACGATTCCT CCGACTCAACAGCAACAACCTGTCAGGTTCAATACCTATGTCACTGACTAGCCTCTACTCCTTGCAAGTCTT GGATCTATCCAGTAACCGCCTATCAGGACCTGTTCCACACAATGGCTCATTTTCATTGTTTACTGCCGTCAG TTATGCAAATAACTTGGATCTATGCGGGCCAATTACTGAGAAGCCTTGCCCTGGATCATCCCCGCCTGCAGTTTCTAGTCCAGATG